From a single Eleginops maclovinus isolate JMC-PN-2008 ecotype Puerto Natales chromosome 2, JC_Emac_rtc_rv5, whole genome shotgun sequence genomic region:
- the nuak1b gene encoding NUAK family SNF1-like kinase 1, producing METAYLSPHRGAPRPEAQRGQTSAGKPAGGELSPPPPTLCASNSPEESPASSDGRRNSGVKKHHHKHNLKHRYELLETLGRGTYGKVKKAIERHSGREVAIKSIRKEKIKDDQDMVHIRREIEIMSSLRHPHIISIYEVFENKDKIVIVMEYASKGELYDYISERRRLSERETRHFFRQIVSAVHHCHKNGVVHRDLKLENVLLDENCNIKIADFGLSNLYHKDKLLQTFCGSPLYASPEIVNGRPYRGPEVDSWALGVLLYTLVYGTMPFDGGDHKNLIRQISNGDYKEPTQSSDARGLIRWMLMVNPERRATVEDIANHWWVNWGWKNSVCDCETQRDHGGSPMLARFIDWQNRTEPRGSGAKAAAAPQLLRQRPKKSKKENGEAGQAHCGAEDKPGLKRPKGILKTRVTEEQRAASLEETELGQGVLLQQAEGGEDASSPDQEEDEPSLGGGSPAKMVPSLPRKGILKNNQQRESGYYSSPERSESSELLGGTSMSLLATSPPKRAMGRKGILKRNGKYSTYSGPPSAAAVAGVLGEPPPSTDSGLSRSQSRPSSIVGEDSSALSLSPSSLSGAEWHSSTPHLRPNIRACVSAENLLQLANFKGFQTAPPHQGPKFSRGSKTRGSPGDNGSFSLLGDLEDMTQVYQQALDISSNLT from the exons ATGGAAACCGCTTATTTATCGCCCCACCGAGGGGCACCCCGTCCCGAGGCCCAGAGAGGCCAAACCTCAGCGGGCAAACCGGCGGGGGGTGAactctcccctccacctccaACACTGTGTGCCAGCAACTCACCCGAAGAGTCCCCGGCAAGCAGTGATGGACGGAGAAACTCGGGCGTGAAGAAACACCACCACAAGCACAACCTGAAACACCGCTACGAGCTGCTGGAGACGCTGGGAAGAGGCACCTATGGCAAAGTCAAGAAGGCCATCGAGCGACACTCCGGAAGAGAG GTGGCTATCAAGTCGATTCGGAAGGAGAAGATCAAGGACGATCAGGACATGGTTCACATCCGACGAGAGATTGAGATCATGTCTTCCCTCCGGCACCCACACATCATCTCTATATATGAAG TGTTTGAGAACAAGGACAAGATCGTGATTGTGATGGAGTACGCCAGCAAGGGCGAGCTGTATGACTACATCAGCGAGCGCCGACGCCTGAGCGAGCGGGAGACGCGACACTTCTTCAGACAGATAGTCTCCGCCGTACACCACTGCCACAAG AATGGAGTGGTGCACAGGGATCTGAAACTGGAAAATGTGCTACTGGATGAAAACTGTAATATTAAG ATTGCTGATTTTGGACTGTCCAACCTCTACCACAAGGACAAGCTGCTGCAGACCTTCTGTGGCAGCCCGCTCTATGCTTCACCAGAGATTGTCAATGGGAGACCTTACCGTGGCCCAGAG GTGGACAGCTGGGCTCTGGGGGTGCTGCTGTATACCCTGGTCTATGGGACCATGCCATTTGATGGGGGAGACCACAAGAACCTCATTCGCCAGATTAGCAACGGCGACTACAAAGAACCTACTCAGTCCTCAG ATGCACGTGGACTGATCCGCTGGATGCTCATGGTGAACCCTGAGCGCCGGGCCACAGTGGAGGACATAGCCAACCACTGGTGGGTAAACTGGGGCTGGAAGAACAGCGTGTGCGACTGCGAGACCCAACGAGACCACGGAGGCTCGCCCATGCTTGCCCGCTTCATCGACTGGCAGAACCGCACTGAGCCACGTGGTTCTGGAGCCAAGGCTGCAGCCGCGCCCCAGCTGCTGCGTCAGAGGCCCAAAAAGTCCAAGAAGGAAAACGGCGAGGCAGGACAGGCCCACTGTGGAGCGGAAGACAAGCCCGGGCTGAAGAGACCCAAGGGGATCCTGAAGACCAGGGTTACTGAAGAGCAGCGAGCTGCCAGTCTGGAAGAAACAGAGTTGGGCCAGGGAGTGCTGCTTCAACAAGCTGAAGGGGGAGAGGATGCCTCAAGCCCAGATCAAGAGGAAGACGAGCCCAGTTTGGGTGGAGGCTCGCCAGCTAAGATGGTGCCCTCTCTTCCCAGGAAGGGCATCTTGAAGAACAACCAACAGCGGGAATCAGGGTACTACTCCTCCCCAGAGCGCAGTGAGTCCTCCGAGCTTTTAGGGGGCACCAGTATGTCTCTGCTAGCCACCTCCCCGCCCAAGAGAGCGATGGGGAGAAAAGGCATCTTGAAGCGAAACGGAAAGTACTCCACCTACAGCGGGCCTCCATCAGCGGCAGCGGTGGCTGGAGTCCTCGGCGAGCCTCCTCCATCAACCGACTCTGGTCTGTCCCGCAGTCAGAGTCGGCCCTCCAGCATAGTCGGGGAGGACAGCTCAGCTCTGTCCCTGTCGCCCAGCTCCCTCAGTGGGGCCGAGTGGCATTCCTCCACCCCCCACCTCCGCCCAAACATCAGGGCCTGCGTCTCGGCTGAAAACCTGCTGCAGCTTGCCAACTTCAAGGGCTTCCAGACTGCCCCGCCGCACCAGGGACCCAAGTTCAGCCGTGGCTCCAAAACGAGAGGCTCCCCGGGGGACAATGGCAGCTTCTCCTTGCTGGGGGACCTGGAGGACATGACTCAGGTGTACCAGCAAGCCCTGGACATCAGCAGCAACCTCACCTAA